A genomic region of Phragmites australis chromosome 2, lpPhrAust1.1, whole genome shotgun sequence contains the following coding sequences:
- the LOC133909552 gene encoding nuclear transcription factor Y subunit B-4-like, giving the protein MNDNFNFTVLGQLGNPQLQGVARASSSALADAHGGGGGGTGAQDNLLPIANVGRIMKEVLPPQAKISKRAKETIQECATEFVGFVTGEASERCRRERRKTINGDDICHAMRSLGLDHYADAMRRYLQRYRESEELAASLNRSSAGGGRAIQIDLRAELSIFRGNEQQDRN; this is encoded by the coding sequence ATGAACGATAATTTCAATTTCACTGTTTTGGGTCAATTGGGGAACCCCCAACTTCAAGGCGTTGCTAGGGCATCAAGCTCAGCCTTAGCGGATGCccatggcggtggcggtggtgggaCCGGCGCCCAAGACAACCTCCTGCCGATCGCCAACGTGGGGCGGATCATGAAGGAGGTGCTCCCGCCGCAGGCCAAGATATCGAAGCGCGCCAAGGAGACCATCCAGGAGTGCGCCACGGAGTTCGTCGGCTTCGTCACTGGCGAGGCTTCGGAGCGGTGCCGCCGCGAGCGGCGCAAGACTATCAACGGCGACGACATCTGCCACGCCATGAGGagcctcggcctcgaccactaCGCCGACGCCATGCGCAGGTACCTGCAGAGGTACCGCGAGAGCGAGGAGCTCGCGGCGTCGCTGAACAGAAGCAGTGCCGGAGGCGGCAGAGCCATCCAGATCGACTTGAGGGCTGAACTGTCTATCTTTCGGGGCAACGAGCAGCAGGACAGAAATTGA
- the LOC133909553 gene encoding nuclear transcription factor Y subunit B-1-like — protein MADYHGQPDGDGRLPGGGGALGEEIKEQDRLLPIANVGRIMKQILPPNAKISKEAKETMQECVSEFISFVTGEASDKCHKEKRKTVNGDDVCWAFGALGFDDYVDPMRRYLHKYRELEGDRAAAAASSRGGAPPDHPASSSAAAAGASGSGHFMFGAMDSSDNNSSRQL, from the coding sequence ATGGCCGACTACCACGGTCAGCCGGACGGGGACGGGCGGCTGCCGGGGGGAGGCGGGGCGTTGGGTGAGGAGATCAAGGAGCAGGACCGGCTGCTGCCCATCGCCAACGTCGGCCGCATCATGAAGCAGATCCTGCCCCCAAACGCCAAGATCTCCAAGGAGGCCAAGGAGACCATGCAGGAGTGCGTCTCCGAGTTCATCAGCTTCGTCACCGGCGAGGCCTCCGACAAGTGCCACAAGGAGAAGCGCAAGACCGTCAACGGCGACGACGTCTGCTGGGCCTtcggcgcgctcggcttcgaCGACTACGTCGACCCCATGCGCAGGTACCTCCACAAGTACCGCGAGCTCGAGGGcgaccgtgccgccgccgccgcgtcctcaCGCGGCGGCGCCCCCCCGGACCACCCCGCCTCCagctcggccgccgccgccggcgccagcGGCAGCGGTCATTTCATGTTCGGTGCCATGGACAGCAGCGACAACAACAGCTCCAGGCAGCTTTAA